One genomic segment of Desulforamulus reducens MI-1 includes these proteins:
- a CDS encoding GGDEF domain-containing response regulator yields MVQPFLTQKTLNKIKGLFIKETIRKAAVVRAAILNYAKEQELKSVLEEEIYVVFHSLKGTGKSVGFPEITNIAANALETIQKTMEGEISLRLFKARIEAYLCEIEEILPRDATDVNDEEVVLKKSQGTVLVVDDDATLVQAVKERLTLDGFEVLEATSAREAVSILKRKQVIDLMIIDIVMPEGNGFELCAKIRKEKVYEDTPIIFMTAETSLDKKLEGFKIGADDYVVKPISLDEIAAKVQAIVNRTRRYKMKLQYDELTEAYNRSFLQEKVQEEMARSKRTGKCFGFCMIDIDHFKKVNDTYGHLVGDEILRAFVKFLKLRIRLSDAVIRYGGEEFVLVLSQIAFDEANRIVNRLREDFSKQKFEVNGESFSVSFSAGVAVYPDDSQSLTDLIAAADRALYHAKQSGRNKICCCERN; encoded by the coding sequence ATGGTTCAGCCATTTCTGACACAAAAAACTTTAAATAAAATTAAAGGTCTTTTTATTAAAGAGACCATTCGAAAGGCAGCCGTCGTTAGGGCAGCGATTTTAAATTATGCCAAGGAACAAGAACTTAAAAGTGTCCTGGAGGAAGAAATTTACGTCGTTTTTCATTCGTTAAAAGGAACCGGCAAATCCGTTGGTTTCCCTGAAATAACCAATATTGCAGCCAATGCCTTGGAAACAATCCAAAAAACCATGGAAGGTGAGATTAGCCTACGACTCTTCAAGGCAAGAATAGAAGCATATCTTTGTGAAATCGAAGAAATATTGCCCCGGGATGCTACTGATGTGAATGATGAAGAAGTGGTTTTAAAGAAAAGTCAGGGCACTGTGCTGGTTGTTGATGATGATGCTACCCTTGTCCAAGCGGTTAAGGAAAGACTAACCTTGGATGGGTTCGAGGTGTTGGAGGCTACTTCTGCAAGGGAAGCAGTGTCAATTTTAAAGCGTAAGCAAGTGATTGACCTCATGATTATTGATATTGTTATGCCTGAGGGCAATGGCTTTGAACTTTGTGCAAAAATAAGAAAAGAAAAGGTATACGAAGATACGCCCATTATTTTTATGACAGCCGAAACGTCACTGGACAAAAAATTGGAAGGCTTTAAGATTGGTGCAGATGATTATGTTGTCAAACCAATTTCATTGGATGAGATTGCTGCAAAGGTTCAAGCCATTGTTAATAGAACCAGAAGATATAAAATGAAGTTGCAATATGATGAACTGACGGAGGCCTATAACAGATCCTTCCTGCAAGAAAAGGTACAGGAAGAAATGGCCCGAAGTAAGAGAACTGGCAAATGTTTTGGCTTTTGTATGATTGATATTGATCATTTTAAAAAAGTAAACGATACCTATGGACATCTAGTAGGTGATGAGATCCTCAGAGCATTTGTTAAGTTCTTGAAATTACGTATTAGGCTGTCTGATGCTGTAATTCGCTATGGGGGAGAGGAATTTGTATTGGTTTTATCTCAGATAGCCTTTGATGAAGCGAATCGGATTGTGAATCGTCTAAGAGAAGATTTTTCAAAGCAAAAATTTGAAGTCAATGGCGAAAGTTTTTCCGTATCCTTCAGTGCGGGGGTGGCCGTATACCCTGATGATAGTCAATCACTAACTGATTTAATCGCAGCCGCCGATAGAGCCCTTTATCATGCCAAACAATCTGGCAGAAATAAAATCTGTTGTTGTGAAAGGAACTGA
- a CDS encoding response regulator transcription factor, producing MKKVLIVDDEDSLRMLISATLEDEEWEIFEAEDGISGLEKAQEIIPDLLILDMMMPGITGLEVCQRLKSNPATAGIKVLLLTAKGQQRDQEAAWEAGVDYFFAKPFSPSKLLLLVSEILSK from the coding sequence GTGAAAAAAGTATTAATTGTAGATGATGAGGACTCTCTAAGAATGCTCATCTCGGCAACTTTGGAAGATGAGGAATGGGAGATTTTTGAAGCGGAAGATGGTATTTCGGGATTGGAAAAGGCCCAGGAGATAATACCGGATCTCCTTATCCTTGACATGATGATGCCGGGCATCACAGGTCTGGAGGTGTGCCAAAGATTAAAAAGCAATCCGGCTACTGCAGGTATCAAGGTCCTTTTGCTAACCGCCAAGGGGCAACAAAGGGATCAGGAAGCAGCTTGGGAGGCCGGTGTGGATTACTTTTTTGCCAAGCCCTTTAGTCCCAGCAAACTTTTATTATTAGTGAGCGAAATCTTATCGAAATAA
- a CDS encoding ATP-binding protein has protein sequence MNMGKKLFASYMVFVLIIGIIVSTDYYDSKMTKKHTVEIAELKPLNDVIQNLSYDFLMQRNSINQYIVSKDLAALDTYREYHLKAEKDITHLKDFTNKFPEISTEIEAAIMESRQQNKALNEIVNQAVFEGVQDSKILFSNSRHQDDEFLFALNNLQNKTQNIIRNSLNKMVQQSEDLHQFNYLLLILSLPLGVILGYVLSKRYTNPIRKLIKATAKDENGNYKTIHGVLPKDEVGILATAFNDMVITINNEHSLLKEQNLKLLSQQEEMSAQNEEIRAQQEELSAILDQVNAEQDKLLQLHEFNTLLNESIELTVLSDTILRYCLKAFKADAGALLVKDPDEEAIYIAASAGLDASVGETIPMDNLRGLVKRCYLEQQSIIVSYPATEVSAGIRLAETQRSAHEVYVPFTFNSQKLGFIILSKLSGNRFHDNEVTLLEAQMSQGAMAINNALVYKRIEKMYEDILEQAALVEQLNAQLETEKDNLSRAREITRSVVESINEAIVMVNIDDEVVAVNKRWQELFEYEGDLRGSSSEVLFRTSIDCLENSAEAYNKLTEIMAHPMNQGEFNAVQENRVLRVWTGPVLDRAENLIGRLYVFRDITIEAEVDRMKSEFVSTVSHELRTPLSSILGFSELLLIKKLSEEARTKYTKTIHKEAKRLTDLVNDFLDLQRMELGKQVYDKEDFIALDLLAEVVESFAASGVDHDITLQTVERFFINADKERVTQVLINLLSNAVKFSPKGTKITLGVTPDEEYAKFFIKDQGLGIPKDVQDNLFSKFYRVDNSDRRKIGGTGLGLSICKEIVEAHGGKIWVESEHGHGSVFYFTVKLSEKSITGDAEINSAPRLQKDKSIKRVLLVEDDRSLALLFKEHLADCGYRVEVRATGEEALKTIKHSKPDVIILDILLAGEMNGWTILQTLKQDKSTENIPIIVSSCLPEKEQALALGANEYLIKPFEPQLLIRIVKDLLSREKDSQTFMIVPKNQKVSQLLVMRLKEKGFFVKDIIDEKEAILVSMDKPID, from the coding sequence ATGAATATGGGTAAAAAATTGTTTGCCAGTTATATGGTGTTTGTTCTGATCATTGGTATTATTGTTTCTACGGATTACTACGATTCTAAAATGACAAAAAAGCATACGGTTGAAATAGCTGAACTGAAGCCATTAAATGATGTTATTCAAAATTTATCTTACGATTTTTTGATGCAAAGGAATTCAATTAACCAATATATTGTTAGCAAAGATTTGGCTGCTCTAGATACCTATCGGGAATATCATTTAAAAGCGGAGAAGGATATTACCCACTTAAAGGACTTTACTAATAAATTCCCAGAGATATCTACTGAAATAGAAGCAGCCATTATGGAGTCCCGGCAACAAAACAAAGCACTCAATGAAATCGTTAATCAGGCTGTTTTTGAAGGAGTTCAAGATTCAAAGATTCTTTTTTCGAACTCTCGACATCAAGACGATGAATTTTTGTTTGCATTAAATAATTTACAAAACAAAACACAAAACATTATTCGAAATTCATTAAACAAAATGGTGCAGCAGTCCGAGGATTTACATCAATTTAATTATTTATTATTAATCCTTTCTCTTCCTTTGGGGGTCATCCTGGGCTATGTTCTTTCAAAACGCTATACCAATCCCATTAGAAAGCTGATTAAGGCCACAGCTAAGGATGAAAATGGAAATTACAAGACAATTCACGGGGTTTTGCCCAAGGATGAAGTAGGAATACTGGCCACTGCATTTAATGATATGGTTATTACAATTAACAATGAGCATAGTCTGCTAAAGGAACAGAATTTAAAACTTCTTTCACAACAGGAAGAAATGTCCGCCCAAAACGAGGAAATCAGGGCCCAGCAGGAGGAATTATCAGCTATCCTGGATCAGGTTAATGCTGAGCAGGATAAACTACTTCAACTGCATGAGTTTAACACCCTGCTAAACGAATCCATTGAATTAACTGTTCTTTCGGATACCATACTCCGATACTGTCTGAAGGCCTTTAAGGCAGATGCAGGGGCCCTACTGGTAAAGGACCCTGATGAAGAAGCCATCTATATTGCTGCATCCGCTGGCTTAGATGCCTCTGTGGGTGAGACAATTCCTATGGATAACCTACGGGGCTTAGTAAAGCGATGCTACCTGGAGCAGCAAAGTATCATTGTAAGCTATCCGGCAACAGAAGTTTCTGCAGGCATCAGGCTTGCAGAAACGCAAAGATCCGCTCATGAAGTATATGTCCCCTTTACCTTTAATAGTCAGAAGCTAGGGTTTATAATTCTTAGTAAACTGTCTGGCAATAGATTTCATGATAATGAAGTTACTTTGTTAGAAGCACAAATGAGCCAAGGTGCTATGGCTATCAACAATGCCTTAGTGTATAAGCGGATTGAAAAGATGTATGAAGATATACTGGAGCAAGCAGCTTTGGTAGAACAATTAAACGCCCAGTTGGAAACAGAAAAGGATAACCTAAGTCGAGCAAGGGAAATTACTCGGTCTGTAGTTGAATCTATCAATGAAGCTATTGTTATGGTTAATATAGATGATGAGGTAGTTGCCGTCAATAAGCGCTGGCAAGAGTTATTTGAGTATGAGGGGGATCTCAGGGGTAGTTCCTCCGAGGTACTTTTCAGAACAAGCATTGACTGCTTGGAAAATTCCGCAGAGGCCTACAATAAGTTGACAGAGATTATGGCCCACCCCATGAATCAAGGCGAATTTAATGCAGTTCAAGAAAATCGGGTATTACGTGTTTGGACTGGTCCAGTTTTAGACCGGGCAGAGAATCTGATTGGACGGTTATATGTCTTTCGTGATATCACCATAGAAGCTGAAGTGGATAGGATGAAGTCTGAATTTGTTAGCACAGTAAGCCATGAATTAAGAACACCACTCTCAAGTATTTTAGGTTTTTCTGAACTTCTGCTGATTAAAAAGCTTAGTGAGGAAGCACGCACGAAGTATACCAAGACCATTCATAAAGAAGCAAAGAGGTTAACTGACTTGGTCAATGATTTCTTAGACTTGCAAAGAATGGAATTAGGAAAACAGGTGTACGACAAAGAAGACTTTATTGCCCTAGATTTACTTGCCGAAGTTGTAGAGTCCTTTGCTGCTTCTGGTGTTGATCACGACATAACCCTTCAAACTGTCGAAAGGTTTTTCATAAACGCTGATAAAGAGCGGGTTACCCAGGTACTGATCAATCTATTGTCAAATGCTGTGAAGTTTTCGCCCAAGGGCACTAAAATAACCCTGGGAGTTACTCCTGATGAGGAATATGCCAAATTTTTTATAAAAGATCAAGGGCTAGGGATACCAAAGGATGTTCAAGATAATCTTTTTTCAAAGTTCTACCGGGTAGATAATTCAGACAGAAGAAAAATTGGCGGTACAGGGCTGGGCCTTTCTATTTGCAAAGAAATTGTAGAGGCTCACGGAGGGAAAATATGGGTGGAATCCGAGCATGGACATGGGAGCGTTTTCTATTTTACTGTTAAGCTTTCCGAAAAATCTATAACTGGCGATGCAGAAATAAACTCAGCCCCCAGACTTCAAAAAGATAAATCTATCAAGAGAGTTCTGCTTGTGGAGGATGACCGCAGTCTAGCCTTATTGTTTAAAGAACATCTGGCTGATTGTGGCTATCGGGTTGAGGTTAGAGCAACCGGAGAAGAGGCTTTGAAGACTATTAAACATTCCAAGCCGGATGTCATTATTCTTGATATTTTACTGGCTGGTGAAATGAATGGCTGGACCATTCTACAGACCCTTAAACAGGATAAGAGCACAGAAAACATACCCATTATAGTTTCTAGTTGTCTGCCGGAAAAGGAACAGGCTTTGGCATTGGGTGCAAACGAATACCTCATTAAACCCTTCGAACCTCAGTTGTTGATCCGGATTGTCAAGGATTTGCTTTCCCGGGAGAAAGACAGCCAAACCTTTATGATAGTCCCCAAAAACCAAAAGGTAAGTCAATTATTAGTGATGAGGCTAAAAGAAAAAGGCTTCTTTGTAAAGGATATCATTGATGAAAAAGAGGCAATTTTAGTTAGTATGGATAAACCGATTGATTAA
- a CDS encoding methyl-accepting chemotaxis protein, producing the protein MRLNIKHKLLGSFGVVLLITLLTCLYMVSSMKGINNNYNKLINEKAHLRYLATSTIAESYKAANSLRAYIIDGDPNNLEKFQQFIKNIDDYFKKMEPLVTTEEGKKLYNDFVNKFKVYKERTGQLISLVKEREASQGSDRLVAEKNILDFFHTNSGEISGFGTAGESFARYISKLLEDYSNQNTNDVNRVIFLSTISVIITIILGLIIAYVVSQIITKPIRLVNTEAAKIATGDLSGNEIKVRSQDEMGQLAESFNVMHRNLKDIVQQLQEKSNNVASVAEELSAGAENVSAGANETAATITQVADTVEQVATNTQNVADVSDQATRYAKDGEVAIHNVRSKMDSIQRVTEANGEVIQDLSQSVVQISKIVDLITQIADQTNLLALNAAIEAARAGEQGRGFAVVAEEVRKLAEQSSNATKEIYNLITTIQQESEQAVESMQRAKDQVGEGVEVVHSVGEAIDKIIKSVQEIDQDIQSMAAAAEEISASMQNVAAATEEETATMEEVSANSQGLARIAEELDGIVRGFKL; encoded by the coding sequence ATGAGATTAAACATTAAACATAAGCTTTTAGGCAGTTTTGGGGTTGTATTATTAATAACGTTGCTAACCTGTCTGTATATGGTGTCCAGCATGAAAGGTATCAATAATAACTACAATAAGCTTATTAATGAAAAAGCTCATCTCCGTTATTTAGCAACATCGACTATAGCTGAGTCGTATAAAGCGGCCAACAGTTTGAGGGCTTATATTATCGATGGTGATCCCAATAACCTCGAAAAATTTCAACAGTTTATTAAGAACATAGATGATTATTTCAAGAAAATGGAACCACTGGTAACAACCGAAGAAGGTAAAAAGTTATATAATGACTTTGTGAATAAGTTTAAAGTATATAAGGAACGTACAGGTCAATTAATTTCCCTAGTAAAAGAACGTGAAGCAAGCCAGGGGTCTGATAGGTTAGTGGCCGAAAAAAATATATTGGATTTTTTCCATACCAACAGTGGTGAAATTAGTGGCTTTGGTACCGCCGGTGAAAGCTTTGCCAGGTATATTTCTAAGCTATTGGAGGATTACAGTAATCAAAATACAAATGATGTTAACAGGGTTATTTTTCTTTCTACCATATCAGTAATTATTACAATTATTCTTGGATTAATTATTGCTTATGTGGTCAGTCAAATAATTACAAAGCCTATACGTTTGGTTAATACTGAAGCGGCTAAGATTGCCACCGGTGATCTTAGCGGTAATGAGATTAAGGTGAGATCCCAGGATGAGATGGGCCAATTGGCCGAGTCCTTTAATGTAATGCATAGAAATCTAAAGGATATTGTTCAACAACTGCAGGAAAAATCAAATAATGTTGCCTCAGTGGCAGAAGAACTTTCTGCTGGAGCAGAGAATGTTTCTGCTGGAGCAAATGAAACTGCTGCTACCATCACTCAGGTGGCTGATACGGTAGAACAAGTAGCCACAAACACGCAGAATGTGGCGGATGTTTCGGATCAGGCCACCAGATATGCTAAGGATGGTGAAGTGGCTATTCATAATGTAAGGTCGAAAATGGATTCCATTCAAAGGGTAACCGAGGCCAATGGGGAGGTAATTCAAGATTTAAGTCAATCTGTGGTTCAAATCAGCAAAATTGTTGATTTGATTACCCAAATTGCAGATCAAACCAATCTGTTGGCGCTGAATGCAGCAATCGAAGCGGCTAGAGCTGGGGAACAGGGCCGTGGCTTTGCGGTAGTGGCAGAGGAGGTAAGAAAGTTAGCCGAACAGTCAAGCAATGCCACTAAAGAGATATATAACCTTATTACAACTATTCAACAAGAATCCGAACAAGCGGTTGAAAGCATGCAAAGGGCGAAGGATCAAGTAGGTGAAGGAGTTGAAGTTGTACATAGCGTAGGGGAGGCAATTGATAAAATAATTAAGTCAGTACAAGAGATAGACCAGGATATACAGTCAATGGCTGCAGCGGCAGAAGAAATAAGTGCTTCTATGCAAAATGTTGCTGCGGCAACCGAGGAAGAAACTGCAACCATGGAAGAAGTCTCTGCTAATTCTCAAGGTTTAGCCAGGATAGCTGAGGAACTGGATGGTATTGTTAGGGGGTTTAAATTATAA
- a CDS encoding helix-turn-helix domain-containing protein has product MEEIFEKVRTLRNQKNMTLKDLSEKTGLSVSFLSQVERGTSSLAITSLKKIADALNVHIASFFANYSNTNFTTRADEQKSFKIEGSSTEYIRLSGEFHGRNLEPLLVTFAPGQVQPNTFCHPGEEFYYVLEGAVIFNVDGKEILVKEGDTIHFPSTLPHFWINPLQQKTKVLCVLTPVIF; this is encoded by the coding sequence ATGGAAGAAATATTTGAAAAAGTACGAACTTTGAGAAATCAAAAAAATATGACATTAAAAGACCTCAGTGAGAAAACTGGCTTGTCTGTAAGCTTTTTGTCACAGGTGGAGAGGGGGACGTCTTCACTGGCCATTACTTCCTTAAAAAAGATCGCTGATGCATTAAATGTTCACATTGCGTCGTTTTTTGCTAATTATTCAAACACGAACTTTACTACAAGGGCGGACGAACAGAAATCTTTTAAAATTGAAGGTTCAAGTACAGAGTACATAAGACTGAGTGGGGAATTCCATGGCCGAAACCTGGAACCATTGTTAGTCACCTTTGCACCTGGTCAGGTTCAGCCCAACACCTTTTGTCACCCTGGAGAAGAATTTTACTATGTCTTAGAGGGAGCGGTTATTTTCAATGTGGATGGCAAAGAAATCCTGGTAAAGGAAGGGGATACTATTCATTTTCCTTCAACCTTACCTCACTTTTGGATTAACCCCCTGCAACAAAAGACAAAGGTTCTATGTGTGTTAACACCGGTGATCTTCTAA
- a CDS encoding hydantoinase/oxoprolinase family protein gives MRVATDIGGTFTDLVAVDKEGHILVTKSHTTPPHFEKGVIDVIKKSKINAEEIEAFIHGTTVIINALTERKGVKTGLITTQGFRDVLEIGRGNRPDLFNIRFKKPTPFVPRYLRREVAERLNYKGEVLIPLNRKQVVEAIEFFKRERVEAIAVAFLHSYANPAHEQETVTLIKELWPDIAVTASNEVTKEWREYERTSTCVLNSYVKPIAASYVDRLEDELTKIGAKGKKYIMQSNGGTTTFSQSKVTPINMVESGPVAGVFGSNILGQMLGEKNIIAFDIGGTTAKCSLIDNGEIKVSTDYKIEKTNLTAGYPIKIPVVDIVEIGNGGGSIAWIDEAGSLKVGPISAGAVPGPVAYGKGGTEPTTTDANLITGRLSANNFDYEVDIDKVKEAIREKVAKYFNISVDEGALGIIRIANSNMLNALKLVSVRKGYDPREFTLVAFGGGGSMHAPALAKELGVKKVVVPVAASVFSAWGMLMTDLRHDYIKTYIRRLNDIKYEEINQEWTSLESEAVAQFVEDGLERGKVMFSRFADMRYLGQEHTVKVPVPNGIWNEDLIGEVIERFHQIHEHYFTFKLDGAPTEIVNLHLTGFGVVQKPEIGKIQQNGAVESAVKEIRPVLYEDTGWIDTKVYDRQRLAPGVSIEGPAIVEEASASTVLYSGQELTVDVYGNLIISTGVK, from the coding sequence ATGCGTGTAGCAACGGATATTGGGGGCACTTTCACAGACTTGGTGGCAGTGGACAAAGAGGGACATATTCTTGTTACCAAAAGTCATACAACCCCGCCCCACTTTGAAAAAGGTGTCATTGATGTTATTAAAAAAAGTAAGATCAATGCTGAAGAAATTGAGGCATTTATACATGGCACAACCGTCATTATTAATGCCCTGACCGAACGCAAGGGTGTCAAAACTGGTCTTATAACCACCCAGGGTTTTCGGGATGTTTTGGAAATTGGCCGAGGTAATCGTCCAGACTTATTTAATATTAGATTTAAAAAACCAACACCCTTTGTGCCCCGCTACCTTCGTAGAGAAGTGGCAGAACGTTTAAATTATAAAGGTGAAGTCTTAATTCCCTTGAACAGAAAGCAAGTGGTGGAGGCTATTGAGTTTTTTAAAAGGGAAAGGGTTGAAGCCATTGCAGTAGCCTTTCTCCATTCCTATGCTAACCCGGCACATGAACAAGAAACGGTGACATTAATCAAAGAGCTATGGCCAGATATTGCTGTAACTGCATCAAACGAAGTGACTAAAGAATGGCGGGAGTATGAAAGGACCAGCACCTGTGTTTTAAACTCCTATGTAAAACCCATTGCAGCATCCTATGTTGATCGTTTAGAAGATGAACTGACTAAGATCGGAGCCAAGGGTAAAAAATACATTATGCAATCCAATGGCGGTACCACAACCTTTAGTCAGTCCAAGGTTACTCCCATTAACATGGTGGAATCAGGCCCAGTGGCCGGAGTCTTCGGCTCCAATATCCTGGGACAAATGCTGGGAGAAAAGAATATTATCGCCTTTGATATTGGTGGAACCACTGCCAAATGTTCACTAATTGATAATGGAGAAATAAAGGTCTCAACTGATTATAAAATCGAGAAGACAAACCTTACTGCAGGTTATCCCATTAAGATTCCCGTTGTTGATATTGTTGAGATTGGCAATGGCGGTGGCTCCATAGCCTGGATTGATGAGGCAGGCTCCCTAAAAGTAGGTCCCATTTCTGCAGGGGCTGTGCCCGGCCCTGTGGCCTATGGCAAAGGAGGCACAGAACCAACCACAACGGATGCTAATTTAATTACTGGACGTCTTTCTGCCAATAATTTTGATTACGAAGTTGATATCGACAAAGTTAAGGAAGCCATCCGTGAAAAGGTTGCCAAATATTTTAACATCTCTGTGGACGAAGGGGCTCTGGGGATTATTCGGATTGCCAATTCCAATATGTTGAATGCTCTAAAGCTGGTGTCCGTAAGAAAAGGCTATGATCCCCGGGAATTTACCCTGGTTGCCTTCGGGGGTGGAGGTTCCATGCATGCGCCGGCTTTGGCCAAGGAACTGGGCGTGAAGAAAGTGGTTGTGCCGGTGGCTGCCTCAGTTTTTTCGGCATGGGGTATGTTAATGACAGACCTGCGACACGACTATATTAAAACCTATATTCGTAGATTAAATGACATTAAATATGAAGAAATAAATCAAGAGTGGACGAGTTTAGAATCGGAAGCCGTGGCGCAATTTGTAGAAGATGGACTAGAACGGGGTAAGGTCATGTTTAGCCGCTTTGCAGATATGCGATATTTAGGTCAGGAGCATACGGTGAAGGTACCTGTGCCCAATGGTATATGGAATGAAGATTTAATTGGAGAGGTAATTGAGAGGTTCCACCAGATCCATGAGCATTACTTCACCTTTAAACTGGATGGGGCTCCCACAGAGATAGTAAACCTTCATTTAACTGGCTTTGGGGTTGTGCAAAAACCTGAAATCGGTAAAATTCAACAAAATGGAGCAGTGGAAAGTGCTGTTAAGGAGATCCGACCAGTACTCTATGAAGATACTGGGTGGATCGACACAAAGGTTTATGATCGTCAAAGGCTTGCCCCCGGAGTGTCCATTGAAGGACCTGCCATTGTGGAGGAAGCGTCTGCCTCTACTGTACTTTACTCTGGACAGGAACTGACTGTAGATGTTTATGGAAACCTAATCATTAGTACGGGGGTGAAATAA
- a CDS encoding hydantoinase B/oxoprolinase family protein — translation MTERFVNNTDPFTLDIVKDSLIAIGDEMFYALARTSMSPIIYEVLDYASGLTDAQGQLLTQGNGATGFIGMLTFMVKETINKFGKEGSLKPGDIIIINDPYGGGGSHLSDVGLVMPIFFRGEVVAFSANKAHWTEVGGKDPGSWTTDSTEIFQEGLQFPCIKLFEEGKINQALVDMIAANVRFPDLSLGDMWAQVAALRTGERRFVDLCNKYGKEIVLASIEHLLDHGEQLSRKQLQQLPKGSYEVVDYIDDDGLGHGPLKVRVKVTITDEEFICDFRGSHPQVLGPVNCSYTALVSAVRIIFMAITNPSQDANDGIFRPLKVIADKGSIFSAERPAAVSTYWETMIYGADLIWKALAPVLPHRLTAGHLLSVCAVVVAGMHPDTNEPFLVVEPSVGGWGAGEGKDGEAGQFCIGDGETFNVPIEVAETRYGIMVEEYSFRADGAGAGRFRGGSGVVRSYRALTDNQTVTGTFGRHKFLPWGFDGGQDGSANYFEFLKSNGEKEGPFGKYARYILNKGDIVRLVTATGGGYGHPLNRSIDKVVEDLKNEFITVGQARDDYGVCINPKTFEFEGLTEERRQKERA, via the coding sequence TTGACTGAAAGGTTCGTTAATAACACCGATCCATTTACACTGGACATTGTAAAAGATTCACTGATAGCCATTGGTGATGAGATGTTTTATGCTTTGGCCCGAACCTCCATGAGTCCCATTATATATGAAGTCTTAGATTATGCCAGTGGACTAACGGATGCCCAAGGGCAACTTCTGACACAGGGGAACGGTGCCACTGGTTTTATTGGCATGTTAACCTTTATGGTAAAAGAAACTATCAATAAGTTTGGCAAAGAAGGCAGCCTAAAACCCGGCGACATTATCATTATTAATGATCCCTATGGGGGTGGGGGTTCCCACCTTTCTGATGTGGGTCTGGTAATGCCCATATTCTTCAGGGGGGAAGTTGTAGCTTTTTCTGCCAACAAAGCACACTGGACTGAAGTAGGAGGGAAGGACCCCGGATCATGGACAACGGATTCCACAGAAATATTTCAGGAAGGACTGCAGTTTCCTTGTATTAAGCTTTTTGAGGAAGGGAAGATCAATCAAGCTCTGGTGGACATGATTGCAGCCAATGTTCGTTTCCCAGATTTATCTCTGGGTGATATGTGGGCCCAGGTGGCAGCCCTACGAACCGGCGAAAGACGTTTTGTGGACCTCTGCAATAAATATGGTAAAGAAATTGTCTTAGCCTCCATTGAACATTTATTGGACCATGGCGAACAGCTTTCCCGGAAACAACTACAACAATTACCTAAGGGAAGCTATGAGGTAGTAGACTATATCGATGATGACGGCTTGGGTCACGGACCTCTTAAGGTTCGAGTAAAGGTAACCATTACAGACGAAGAATTTATATGTGATTTTCGAGGTAGTCATCCCCAGGTTTTGGGTCCGGTAAACTGTTCCTACACAGCCTTGGTTTCTGCGGTAAGAATCATTTTTATGGCTATAACAAACCCTTCCCAGGATGCCAATGATGGTATTTTCCGGCCCTTAAAAGTGATTGCAGACAAAGGATCAATCTTTTCAGCCGAAAGACCGGCGGCTGTTTCGACCTATTGGGAAACCATGATCTATGGTGCCGATCTTATTTGGAAAGCCCTGGCACCGGTTTTACCCCACAGACTAACGGCGGGTCACTTGCTTTCTGTTTGTGCCGTGGTGGTAGCCGGCATGCACCCGGATACCAATGAACCCTTTCTGGTTGTAGAGCCATCGGTTGGTGGCTGGGGTGCCGGCGAAGGAAAGGATGGAGAGGCTGGCCAGTTTTGTATTGGTGATGGTGAGACCTTTAACGTTCCCATTGAGGTGGCAGAAACCCGCTATGGCATCATGGTGGAGGAATATAGTTTTCGTGCCGACGGTGCCGGGGCGGGCCGATTCCGGGGTGGTTCCGGTGTTGTGCGCTCCTACCGGGCCTTAACCGACAATCAAACTGTCACAGGGACCTTTGGACGTCACAAGTTTCTTCCCTGGGGCTTTGATGGAGGCCAGGATGGTTCTGCTAATTACTTTGAATTTTTAAAGTCAAATGGTGAGAAGGAAGGGCCCTTTGGGAAGTATGCCAGGTATATTCTGAACAAAGGAGATATAGTTCGACTGGTTACAGCCACCGGTGGTGGCTACGGGCACCCTCTAAATAGATCAATAGATAAAGTAGTAGAGGACTTAAAAAATGAATTTATCACAGTGGGGCAGGCCCGGGATGATTATGGTGTTTGCATAAATCCTAAGACCTTTGAGTTTGAAGGTCTAACCGAAGAACGTCGGCAGAAAGAGAGGGCCTAA